ACCTTGTTGCTGTACCCTTTCTACCAGAGAATAAATATTCAGTTGGTCCGGACCAATACCATCGATAGGGGAGATGATGCCACCAAGTACATGGTATACTCCGTTGAACTGCTGGGTATTTTCAATTGCCATGACATCGCGGATGGTTTCCACGACACATACCAGTGCTTTATTGCGGGAAGGGCTGCTACAGATAGAGCAGATTTCGTCGTCCGAGACGTTGTGACAGTTTTTGCAGAACTTGATCTGGTCACGCATGCGGGTAACCACTTCGCCGAATAGCTTCACCTGGGCAGGGTCCTGTTTGAGAAGGTGTAATACCAGGCGAAGCGCTGTTTTCTTGCCTATACCCGGCAGCCGCGCAAATTCATTAACAGCATTTTCTATCAGAGCGGAAGAAAAGATCATGGTACAAAAATAATGATTTTTCGTGGGGGCAATGCGCCCCCGGCCGGTTATAACTGCAATTTGATCGGGACTCCCCAGTTGGCTTTGATGTTCTCCTTTTTAGGGAAGTTTACTACTCTTTCGGGTTGTTTTTTGGGTGTACCATAGTATACCCCACGATCCCATTTGCCGTTATTGTTATCATCAATCAGAATCCTTACTTCATATTCGGCAGGCATAATGCGCTTCTGGATCCAGACGCCATTTACAATTTTGCCAGAGTATTTTATGTCTTTTTCTTTCACCAGCTGTGCCACAAAGTGCATGGTATCACCACCTGCAGCTTTCAGACTATCGCTGAGTGTGAGCGAGAGCATCGCACTGCCGTAATCTGATTCTTTTTTGGCAGTGAAGAGGATCGTATCTGCTTTTGACTGTTCCTGACCAAGGGTATCAAGTACCGCCTCTTTAGGAATGGTAAGGCGGTATGGGGTACCTTCTTTCCAGTTGTAAACCAGGTGTAGCACTTTGCGGGTAGAGTCGAAGAAAGTGGTGAAGGCTACTGGTTTGAAAGTAGTATCTTCTGCCAGGAGTATGTGGGTGGTATCCAGTGTTTTTACAGGAGCACTGAAGTTCACGATCAGTGGTTGCCCCAGATCCTGGGAGTTTTTCTCGCCCAGGGTAGCTGCCACGAAGATCTTTCTTTTCTTCTCTTTCTCTTTTTCTTCTTTGCTTTTGTGGTCTTCTTCTTCAGGAGGAGGGGCATTGTTACCACCTGGAGGAAGACCACCGGGTTCGCCACCAGGGCCGCCCATCTCGTCCGGACCACCCTTGAGGGTAGAATCTTTTTCCAGGAAAGTGAGCAATGGTACATCGTACAGGTTGGTTTCCCGCAGGTGTATCAGGCTATCGTGGAAGGCAATCAGTTCTTTAGGATCGTTGTATTGTAAATCCTTGTTCTCTTCTTTGATGGCGAATAATTTATAATCCCCGGGAGCCAGGTTTTTGAACCAGAATGCACCATTGCCTTTGGAACGGGCATAGTATACCGGCTTTTCCTTGGAAACCACGGAGTCTTCCAGGTGGCGGTACATCATAACAGATACGTTACTATCCGGTTTACCAGTTTCGGCATTGATGATGAAGCCTTTTACCTGCAGAGAGTCGAGGTAGTCGCCGGTAGATATTACGTAGGCATAGTCCAGAATAGGGTTATGCTCGTTGATATCGCGGATGGCGTCTGCAAAGTTGAATGTATAAGTGGTGTTCTTATCCAACGTATCCTTGATGACCATGGTGATAGTTCTCAATTTGGCTGTCACGGTCGGGGTACGCTTCAGGGTCGGGGATACGATCAGCTTTTCGAAGATGTTGTCCAGCTCTATGTATTCATTGAAAGACAGGACAACCTTGTGGGAGTTGAAATGCAGACTGGAATCCGCAGGACTGGCATTGAGCAATACAGGAGGTAAAGTATCCTTAGGTCCTCCACCGGGCGGAACGATGTTCGCACAGCGGGGGAATAAAAGTACACTTGCTATGATTACAATAAGCAGGGAAACCCAGCCACGGAAGTTCTGATTCATTTTTATCGTATTATGCCAAAAAACGGGTCCAAAGATCAAATTTGAATCAGTAATATCCAAATATTGCCGGAGCGCAGGAAATGTTAAAATTGTAATTCACTCTCTTCCTCGAGGTCATGCAGTGCGATGTGCAGCTTATGATCCTTCACAAAGTTGCACCATACGCAGTCCTCTTTACCACACCCGGTATAGAAGTCTTTGTTCTGGATTTTGGTCCAGGTGTCCACGATCTGCTGTGTTACAGCTGCGATATCATCTGCTGTGATAAACACTTTTTCCTTGTGATAAACCTTTTGCTTATTTGGCTCGATGAAGTCAAATTCTGTGCTGGATACCTGCCAGCTCTTGGAGCGGTAGTTGTCCAGCATGATCTTATAAAATACCGCCTGACGCCAGTAGTCGCCGCCGTTTGGATTTTTCTCGTTTGGACGGTCAAACTTTTTATAGTCTTTGATGGCTTTCTCGTAATCACCGGTTTTATAGTCCACTACATTCACCTGATTGCCTTCAAATTCCAGTTTATCCACCTTTCCTTTTAGCGGTACGCCACTCACTACGATATTGCGCACATTCCTTTCCACACTTACGATCTTGTTCCATGTGCCGATGTAGGTATCGTAGTAGTTGGTCAGAATTTCCTTTCCATACTCCATTCTTCTTTCAAAAGATTCGCGGGTAAAGCATTCGCGGTTACGGCGCATGCTCCATATGAAGTCTTTGATGAATTCTTCGCGGGTAGGGAAAGTGTTGTTGCCGGCTTCCTGCATTTTCTGGAAGAGTTTTTCCAGTGCATAGTGTACGGCAGAACCAAATTCTGTATTCTCTGAGCGTCCTGTGGGGATGCGTACGAGGTTTTTATAGAAGAAGCCCAGTGGGCAGTCGAGGTAGTTGTTCAGCGCTGTCACGTTCATGGTAAAGCTGGAGAGCAGGTTGTCGATGAACAACTGATCTGCACGGGCAATTTCCGGTGCCAGGTTTTTGCTGTAGTGGAGAGATTCGAAGGCGAAAAGCGCTTCGTCGGAGAGTTCCACTTTTTCGTTTGGCAACTGGTGTTGTTCCAGTATTTCGGTGATGAACATGCTGGGTTCCAGCGGCTTTCCATCCAGTCTGAATTCCGGGTAACTGATGTACAGGTATTTTTCTGCACGGGTGATTGCCACATAAAAGAGACGGCGCAGTTCCTGTTCGTCTGAACTGATGGATTGTGTAGCAAATACCGTATCGGGGAATGAGAAACCGCTGTTGTTTTTCTTCTTCTTTTCCCAGAGGTGGGAGTTGGTACCTGCCAGGAAAATATATTCGAATTCCAGACCTTTTGAACCATGTGCGGTGATCAGGTTAATACCCTTTTCATTGCCGGACACCTGTACCAGTGGAATCGGAATTTTATTGGCTTCCATGAGGTCTACCATCTCTACAAATTGTACGAGGCTCAGGTCAGGATTACGGCGGGTTT
This Chitinophaga sancti DNA region includes the following protein-coding sequences:
- the recR gene encoding recombination mediator RecR, translated to MIFSSALIENAVNEFARLPGIGKKTALRLVLHLLKQDPAQVKLFGEVVTRMRDQIKFCKNCHNVSDDEICSICSSPSRNKALVCVVETIRDVMAIENTQQFNGVYHVLGGIISPIDGIGPDQLNIYSLVERVQQQGVEEIIMALSPTIEGDTTIYYLSKKLKDFSVKITTIARGIAFGGELEYADEMTLARSISNRLPLESYVQK
- a CDS encoding Ig-like domain-containing protein, translating into MNQNFRGWVSLLIVIIASVLLFPRCANIVPPGGGPKDTLPPVLLNASPADSSLHFNSHKVVLSFNEYIELDNIFEKLIVSPTLKRTPTVTAKLRTITMVIKDTLDKNTTYTFNFADAIRDINEHNPILDYAYVISTGDYLDSLQVKGFIINAETGKPDSNVSVMMYRHLEDSVVSKEKPVYYARSKGNGAFWFKNLAPGDYKLFAIKEENKDLQYNDPKELIAFHDSLIHLRETNLYDVPLLTFLEKDSTLKGGPDEMGGPGGEPGGLPPGGNNAPPPEEEDHKSKEEKEKEKKRKIFVAATLGEKNSQDLGQPLIVNFSAPVKTLDTTHILLAEDTTFKPVAFTTFFDSTRKVLHLVYNWKEGTPYRLTIPKEAVLDTLGQEQSKADTILFTAKKESDYGSAMLSLTLSDSLKAAGGDTMHFVAQLVKEKDIKYSGKIVNGVWIQKRIMPAEYEVRILIDDNNNGKWDRGVYYGTPKKQPERVVNFPKKENIKANWGVPIKLQL